The proteins below are encoded in one region of Streptomyces marianii:
- the paaC gene encoding 1,2-phenylacetyl-CoA epoxidase subunit PaaC — protein sequence MTAALALGDDALVLSHRLGEWAGHAPVLEEEVALANIALDLLGQARTLLSLVGDEDELAYLREERAFRNLQLVEQPNGDFAHTIARQLYFSTYQRLLYGQLAAGDSEFSGLAAKAVKEVAYHQDHAEQWTLRLGDGTAESHERMQRACDALWRFTGEMFQPVEGLDVDRDALRSAWLESVTTVLKRATLTVPDTADTGAWSAGAGRQGLHTEPFGRMLAEMQHLHRSHPGASW from the coding sequence GTGACCGCCGCACTCGCCCTGGGCGACGACGCACTGGTGCTCTCGCACCGGCTGGGGGAGTGGGCCGGTCACGCCCCGGTCCTGGAGGAAGAGGTCGCCCTGGCCAACATCGCGCTGGACCTGCTGGGGCAGGCCCGGACGCTGCTCTCGCTCGTCGGCGACGAGGACGAGCTGGCCTATCTGCGCGAGGAGCGAGCCTTCCGGAACCTCCAGCTCGTGGAGCAGCCGAACGGCGACTTCGCACACACCATCGCCCGCCAGCTCTACTTCTCCACCTACCAGCGGCTGCTGTACGGGCAGCTGGCGGCGGGGGACAGCGAGTTCTCCGGGCTCGCCGCCAAGGCAGTCAAGGAGGTCGCCTACCACCAGGACCACGCAGAGCAGTGGACGCTGCGCCTGGGCGACGGCACCGCCGAGAGCCATGAGCGGATGCAGCGCGCCTGCGATGCCCTGTGGCGGTTCACCGGCGAGATGTTCCAGCCCGTCGAGGGCCTGGACGTGGACCGGGATGCGCTGCGGTCGGCCTGGCTGGAGTCGGTCACGACCGTGCTCAAGCGGGCCACCCTGACCGTGCCCGACACCGCGGACACCGGTGCCTGGTCGGCCGGCGCGGGGCGCCAGGGGCTGCACACGGAGCCGTTCGGACGGATGCTGGCCGAGATGCAGCATCTGCACCGGAGTCACCCGGGGGCGTCATGGTGA
- a CDS encoding 2Fe-2S iron-sulfur cluster-binding protein, with product MFHPLRVSEVERLTDDSVAVTLTVPAELREAFRHTPGQHIAVRRTGVNGEEIRRTYSICSPAAAAGEEAVLRVGIRLVDGGEFSSYALKELSAGDTLEVMQPMGRFVLEPRAGHFAAIVGGSGITPVLSIAATLLEREPEARFCLVRSDRTAASTMFLDEVADLKDRYPDRFQLVTALSREEQQTGLPSGRLDRERLTVLLPALLDVPEVDGWFLCGPYGLVQGAEQALRGLGVQRSRIHEEIFHVDDVPAPAPVAAPEHSRLTATLDGRSGSWPVEEGESLLETVLRARSDAPYACKGGVCGTCRAFVVSGEVRMDRNFALEPDETEAGYVLACQSHPVTSDVELDFDR from the coding sequence ATGTTCCATCCGCTCCGGGTCAGCGAGGTCGAGCGGCTCACGGACGATTCCGTGGCCGTCACCCTCACGGTGCCCGCCGAGCTCCGTGAGGCCTTCCGCCACACACCGGGCCAGCACATCGCCGTGCGCCGCACGGGAGTGAACGGCGAAGAGATCCGCCGTACGTACTCGATCTGCTCGCCGGCCGCCGCTGCCGGGGAGGAGGCCGTGCTGCGCGTGGGCATCAGGCTGGTCGACGGCGGCGAGTTCTCGTCCTACGCCCTCAAGGAGCTCTCGGCCGGCGACACGCTCGAGGTCATGCAGCCGATGGGCCGGTTCGTCCTGGAGCCGCGCGCCGGCCACTTCGCGGCGATCGTCGGCGGCAGCGGAATCACCCCTGTCCTCTCGATCGCCGCTACGCTGCTGGAGAGGGAGCCGGAGGCCAGGTTCTGTCTGGTCCGCAGCGACCGTACGGCGGCCTCGACGATGTTCCTGGACGAGGTGGCCGACCTCAAGGACCGCTATCCGGACCGCTTTCAGCTGGTGACGGCACTTTCCCGGGAGGAGCAGCAGACGGGGCTGCCCTCTGGTCGGCTCGACCGGGAGCGGCTGACGGTTCTGCTGCCGGCTCTGCTTGATGTGCCGGAGGTGGACGGCTGGTTCCTGTGCGGACCGTACGGGCTGGTCCAGGGCGCCGAGCAGGCGCTGCGCGGGCTGGGCGTCCAGCGGAGCCGGATCCACGAAGAGATCTTCCATGTGGACGACGTGCCCGCCCCCGCCCCGGTCGCGGCGCCCGAGCACAGCAGGCTGACGGCCACGCTGGACGGACGCTCCGGTTCCTGGCCCGTGGAGGAGGGCGAGTCGCTGCTGGAGACGGTGCTGCGCGCCCGCTCCGACGCCCCCTACGCCTGCAAGGGCGGAGTGTGCGGGACATGCCGGGCGTTCGTGGTGTCGGGCGAGGTCAGGATGGACCGGAACTTCGCCCTCGAGCCGGACGAGACGGAAGCCGGCTATGTACTGGCCTGCCAGTCGCATCCGGTGACCTCGGACGTGGAACTGGACTTCGACCGCTGA
- the paaA gene encoding 1,2-phenylacetyl-CoA epoxidase subunit PaaA encodes MTAVTAGTAAASTHQARFDAAMAADERIEPRDWMPDDYRASLVRQMAQHAHSEIIGMQPEANWITRAPSLRRKAILMAKVQDEAGHGLYLYSATETLGVGRDELLDKLHSGRQKYSSIFNYPTLTWADVGAIGWLVDGAAITNQVPLCRCSYGPYARAMVRICKEESFHQRQGYELLLALSQGTPAQHEMAQDAVDRWWWPSLMMFGPPDDASAHSAQSMAWKIKRHSNDELRQRFVDICVPQAEALGLTLPDPDLRWNEERGHHDFGAIDWDEFWQVLKGNGPCNEQRITQRRKAHEDGAWVREAAAAHAAKRASGRPGAPHESTASDGSGRESDEAQVEATA; translated from the coding sequence ATGACGGCAGTGACAGCAGGGACGGCTGCGGCTTCGACGCACCAGGCGCGGTTCGACGCTGCCATGGCGGCCGACGAGCGCATCGAGCCCCGCGACTGGATGCCCGACGACTACCGCGCCTCGCTGGTCCGCCAGATGGCACAGCACGCGCACTCGGAGATCATCGGCATGCAGCCCGAGGCGAACTGGATCACGCGCGCGCCCTCGCTGCGCCGCAAGGCCATTCTCATGGCCAAGGTCCAGGACGAGGCCGGCCACGGCCTGTACCTCTACAGCGCCACGGAGACGCTCGGCGTGGGCCGGGACGAGCTGCTCGACAAGCTCCACTCGGGCCGCCAGAAATACTCCTCGATCTTCAACTACCCGACGCTGACCTGGGCCGACGTCGGCGCGATCGGCTGGCTGGTCGACGGCGCCGCCATCACCAACCAGGTTCCGCTCTGCCGCTGCTCCTACGGTCCGTACGCCCGCGCGATGGTCCGGATCTGCAAGGAGGAGTCCTTCCACCAGCGCCAGGGGTACGAGCTGCTGCTGGCCCTCTCCCAGGGCACGCCCGCCCAGCACGAGATGGCCCAGGACGCGGTGGACCGCTGGTGGTGGCCGTCGCTGATGATGTTCGGCCCCCCGGACGACGCGTCGGCACACTCCGCACAGTCCATGGCATGGAAGATCAAGCGGCACTCCAACGACGAGCTGCGCCAGCGGTTCGTGGACATCTGCGTGCCGCAGGCGGAGGCCCTGGGCCTGACCCTGCCGGACCCGGACCTGCGCTGGAACGAGGAGCGTGGTCACCACGACTTCGGCGCCATCGACTGGGACGAGTTCTGGCAGGTCCTCAAGGGCAACGGACCGTGCAACGAGCAGCGGATCACACAGCGCCGCAAGGCCCACGAGGACGGCGCCTGGGTGCGCGAGGCAGCCGCGGCCCATGCCGCCAAGCGCGCCTCCGGCCGCCCCGGGGCGCCGCACGAGTCAACAGCGTCGGACGGGTCGGGCAGGGAGTCCGACGAGGCACAGGTGGAGGCGACGGCATGA
- a CDS encoding DUF5819 family protein → MDSYDGDGAAGAGAVPPVVPGAIRDSGSSGGPDRRGATTGDGATGDPGAPAPAGPADDATGAGVPGEAPLRQRPSGGIAALSLPYQVVAAVALGLVAVLAGVHLAMVFLHVAPSNTLTKRYGKGVDEWIYPEFEQNWKLFAPNPLQQNIAVQVRAEVAGRDGSRRTSDWIDLSAEDGEAIRGNLLPSHVHQNELRRGWDFYGNSHTDDNKPNGLRGQLSERYVRRIVMTRLDDHDLGGRVERIQLRSATRSVKAPLWSREKIDTRPYYRMLPWWTVTSADLPLDVRNGANDEETGR, encoded by the coding sequence ATGGACTCGTACGACGGCGACGGTGCCGCGGGCGCCGGAGCGGTTCCGCCCGTCGTGCCGGGCGCGATACGCGATTCGGGCAGCTCAGGCGGTCCGGACCGGCGCGGCGCGACGACCGGTGACGGTGCGACCGGCGACCCGGGAGCGCCCGCGCCCGCCGGCCCCGCGGACGACGCGACCGGAGCCGGCGTCCCGGGCGAGGCACCGCTCCGGCAGCGCCCGTCCGGCGGTATCGCGGCCCTCTCCCTCCCCTACCAGGTCGTGGCCGCGGTCGCCCTCGGGCTCGTCGCCGTCCTCGCGGGCGTCCACCTGGCCATGGTGTTCCTGCACGTCGCGCCGTCGAACACGCTGACCAAGCGGTACGGCAAGGGGGTCGACGAGTGGATCTACCCCGAGTTCGAGCAGAACTGGAAGCTCTTCGCGCCCAACCCGCTCCAGCAGAACATCGCGGTCCAGGTGCGCGCCGAGGTCGCCGGACGTGACGGCAGCCGCCGGACGAGCGACTGGATCGACCTCTCGGCCGAGGACGGCGAGGCGATCCGGGGCAACCTCCTGCCCAGCCATGTGCACCAGAACGAACTGCGCAGGGGCTGGGACTTCTACGGCAACTCCCACACGGACGACAACAAGCCCAACGGCCTGCGCGGCCAGCTCTCCGAGCGCTACGTCCGCCGCATCGTGATGACGCGCCTGGACGACCACGACCTGGGCGGACGCGTCGAGCGTATCCAGCTCCGTTCCGCCACCCGCTCGGTCAAGGCGCCGCTGTGGAGCCGCGAGAAGATCGACACCCGCCCGTACTACCGGATGCTCCCCTGGTGGACCGTGACCTCCGCAGATCTGCCCCTCGACGTGCGCAACGGCGCGAACGACGAGGAGACGGGCCGGTGA
- a CDS encoding J domain-containing protein, producing MTQDAPGGPATRNEDEQDDHRVDDQNVKNARAAQDPPGAGGVREDATEESERAEARLEKAVRAAEQALIEFEIAVETFRVEVENFSRLHHQKLGPMYSRLDELDALIAEARAARSGDPEDLRKAREARAMVMPMPGVEELFHSWIDSEGLSAEAAAMLTDRPVQPPKRVRPTDEARRLYRELARKAHPDLAQEDEERARRDEFITRVNAAYGRGDEALLRELTREWEAGPAPEEARLGEAEELYARLEWLARRKELLTAVAQDLEESAIGAMLRMAPDDPDRLLEEIAEQLLAQVAEREAELAALVQ from the coding sequence GTGACTCAGGACGCTCCCGGGGGCCCGGCCACCCGGAACGAGGACGAGCAGGACGACCACCGCGTGGACGATCAGAACGTGAAGAACGCTCGGGCGGCGCAGGACCCACCCGGCGCCGGCGGCGTGCGCGAGGACGCCACTGAGGAGTCCGAGCGCGCCGAGGCACGGCTGGAGAAGGCCGTACGCGCTGCGGAGCAGGCCCTGATCGAGTTCGAGATCGCGGTCGAGACCTTCCGGGTCGAGGTGGAGAACTTCTCCCGGCTGCACCACCAGAAGCTCGGTCCGATGTACTCGCGTCTGGACGAACTCGACGCGCTGATCGCCGAGGCGCGGGCGGCCCGGAGCGGAGACCCGGAGGATCTGCGCAAGGCCCGGGAAGCGCGGGCGATGGTGATGCCGATGCCCGGCGTCGAGGAGCTCTTCCACAGCTGGATCGACTCCGAGGGGTTGTCCGCCGAGGCCGCGGCCATGCTCACCGACCGGCCCGTGCAGCCTCCCAAGCGGGTGCGGCCCACGGACGAGGCCCGCAGGCTCTACCGTGAGCTCGCCCGCAAGGCCCACCCCGACCTCGCCCAGGAGGACGAGGAGCGGGCGCGCCGGGATGAGTTCATCACCCGGGTCAACGCCGCGTACGGGCGCGGTGACGAGGCGCTGCTGCGGGAGCTGACGAGGGAGTGGGAGGCGGGGCCCGCGCCCGAGGAGGCACGGCTCGGCGAGGCCGAGGAGCTCTACGCCCGCCTCGAGTGGCTCGCGCGGCGCAAGGAACTGCTGACCGCGGTCGCCCAGGACCTGGAGGAGAGCGCGATCGGCGCGATGCTGCGGATGGCGCCGGACGACCCCGACCGGCTGCTCGAGGAGATCGCGGAGCAGCTGCTGGCACAGGTCGCGGAGCGAGAGGCCGAGCTGGCCGCCCTGGTGCAGTAG
- the paaB gene encoding 1,2-phenylacetyl-CoA epoxidase subunit PaaB, whose translation MSNSTDWPLWEVFVRSRRGLSHTHAGSLHAPDAEMALRNARDLYTRRNEGVSIWVVPSTAITASSPDEKDPFFEPSADKPYRHPTFYEIPEGVKHL comes from the coding sequence ATGAGCAACTCGACGGACTGGCCGCTGTGGGAGGTATTCGTGCGCTCGCGCCGCGGCCTGTCCCACACCCACGCGGGCAGCCTGCACGCGCCCGACGCCGAGATGGCCCTGCGCAACGCCCGTGACCTCTACACCCGGCGCAACGAAGGCGTGTCGATCTGGGTGGTTCCCTCCACGGCGATCACCGCCTCCTCGCCCGACGAGAAGGACCCCTTCTTCGAACCCTCCGCCGACAAGCCCTACCGCCACCCGACCTTCTACGAGATCCCGGAAGGGGTGAAGCACCTGTGA
- the paaN gene encoding phenylacetic acid degradation protein PaaN: MQLTETHRPTLDRALEAIRTRAYWSPHPEHPKAYGETGAADGLAAYQALLGSRFELDQPGTDGWTGGEVSPYGPELGIEYPHPDLDVLLPAMRAGMAAWRDAGPETRALVCLEVLSRISARTHEFAHAVMHTSGQAFMMALQAGGPHAQDRGLEAVAYAYEEQTRTPQTADWSKPQGKRDPLELRKAFTAAPRGIALLIGCNTFPTWNGYPGLFASLATGNPVLVKPHPRAVLPLAMTVRIAREVLGEAGFDPNLVALAAERPGEGIAKTLALRPEIKIIDYTGSTEFGDWLEENARQAQVYTEKAGVNTVVIDSTDDYKGMLSNLAFSLSLYSGQMCTTPQNLLIPRDGITTDAGPKSYDEVVADIAASVSGLLGDDGRANALLGALVNPDVKARLEAAAGLGEVALPSREVANPEFPDAVVRTPVIVKLDGAKPDDEASFMSECFGPVSFAVAVDSTSDALELLRRTVRDKGAMTVGAYTTSAETERAVEEVCLEESAQLSLNLTGGVYVNQTAAFSDFHGSGGNPAANAALCDGAFVSNRFRVVEIRRQA, encoded by the coding sequence ATGCAGCTGACCGAGACCCACCGGCCGACGCTCGACCGGGCTCTCGAGGCGATCCGCACCCGGGCGTACTGGTCGCCCCACCCCGAGCATCCGAAGGCGTACGGCGAGACCGGCGCTGCCGACGGCCTCGCGGCGTACCAGGCCCTGCTCGGCTCGCGTTTCGAGCTCGACCAACCCGGCACCGACGGCTGGACCGGCGGAGAGGTGTCGCCGTACGGACCGGAGCTGGGCATCGAGTATCCGCATCCGGACCTCGACGTCCTGCTGCCGGCGATGCGCGCGGGCATGGCCGCCTGGCGCGACGCGGGCCCGGAGACGCGCGCCCTGGTCTGCCTGGAGGTCCTGTCGCGCATCAGCGCCCGCACCCACGAGTTCGCCCACGCGGTCATGCACACGAGCGGCCAGGCGTTCATGATGGCGCTCCAGGCCGGCGGCCCGCACGCCCAGGACCGCGGTCTGGAGGCGGTGGCGTACGCCTATGAGGAGCAGACGCGCACGCCGCAGACCGCCGACTGGTCCAAGCCCCAGGGCAAGCGGGACCCCCTGGAGCTCCGAAAGGCCTTCACGGCCGCCCCGCGCGGCATCGCGCTGCTGATCGGCTGCAACACCTTCCCGACGTGGAACGGCTACCCGGGCCTGTTCGCCTCGCTGGCCACCGGCAACCCCGTGCTGGTGAAGCCCCACCCGCGCGCGGTCCTCCCGCTCGCCATGACGGTCCGGATCGCCCGTGAGGTGCTGGGCGAGGCGGGCTTCGACCCGAACCTGGTGGCCCTGGCCGCCGAGCGCCCCGGCGAGGGCATCGCCAAGACGCTCGCACTCCGCCCGGAGATCAAGATCATCGACTACACCGGGTCGACCGAGTTCGGCGACTGGCTCGAGGAGAACGCCCGCCAGGCCCAGGTCTACACGGAGAAAGCCGGCGTCAACACGGTGGTGATCGACTCCACCGACGACTACAAGGGGATGCTGTCGAACCTGGCGTTCTCGCTGTCCCTGTACAGCGGCCAGATGTGCACCACCCCGCAGAACCTGCTCATTCCGCGCGACGGCATCACCACGGACGCCGGCCCCAAGTCGTACGACGAGGTCGTCGCCGACATCGCGGCCTCCGTGAGCGGTCTGCTCGGCGACGACGGCCGGGCGAATGCCCTGCTGGGCGCCCTGGTGAACCCGGACGTGAAGGCGCGCCTCGAGGCTGCGGCGGGTCTGGGCGAGGTGGCACTGCCCTCCCGCGAGGTCGCCAATCCGGAGTTCCCCGACGCCGTCGTGCGCACACCCGTGATCGTGAAGCTGGACGGTGCCAAGCCGGACGACGAGGCGTCGTTCATGTCCGAGTGCTTCGGGCCGGTGTCCTTCGCCGTCGCGGTCGACTCGACGAGCGACGCGCTGGAGCTGCTGCGCCGCACGGTGCGCGACAAGGGCGCGATGACGGTCGGCGCGTACACGACCTCGGCGGAGACCGAGCGTGCGGTCGAGGAGGTCTGCCTGGAGGAGTCGGCGCAGCTCTCCCTGAACCTCACGGGCGGCGTCTATGTGAACCAGACGGCGGCGTTCTCGGACTTCCACGGCTCCGGGGGCAACCCCGCGGCCAATGCGGCCCTGTGCGACGGCGCCTTCGTGTCCAACCGCTTCCGCGTGGTGGAGATCCGCCGCCAGGCCTGA
- a CDS encoding HTTM domain-containing protein: MTQPLDRRLAAAVQRVTSTALGPYQSAIVRIGFSLTWLLFLLREFPHRRELYGPDGPWGWDMAQQLIAENHAFTALMWSDSAVWFEIVYAVAVLSAALLLLGWRTRAMSVVFMVGVLSLQNRSIFMGDGGDNVIHLIAVYLVFTRCGQVWSLDARRARRTTDTADRAPDRWGPVLWVVLGLLLLVGSLTERTGGEWWLTLLLWGLWGCQGVWWAVNRRAPRSELRTLLDVLANLAHNGALVVIMAEVCLIYATAGWYKIQGSRWQDGSALYYPLKLDYFTPWPALSDILANSGLMVMVLTYGTVIVQVAFPFTLFNRKVKNVLLVAMMLEHAGIALLLGLPFFSLAMIAADAVFLPTSFLCRLGGWAAGARDRVLRRAVRIPEQRTTPEEQATRTLVG, from the coding sequence GTGACCCAGCCACTCGACCGCCGGCTCGCCGCCGCCGTCCAGCGGGTGACGTCGACGGCCCTCGGCCCGTACCAGAGTGCGATCGTCCGGATCGGCTTCTCCCTGACCTGGCTGCTGTTCCTGCTGCGCGAGTTCCCGCACCGCCGCGAGCTGTACGGCCCGGACGGCCCCTGGGGCTGGGACATGGCCCAGCAGCTGATCGCCGAGAACCACGCGTTCACCGCGCTCATGTGGTCGGACAGCGCCGTCTGGTTCGAGATCGTGTACGCCGTCGCCGTGCTGTCCGCCGCGCTGCTGCTGCTCGGCTGGCGCACCCGCGCCATGTCGGTGGTCTTCATGGTCGGCGTGCTGTCGCTGCAGAACCGGTCCATCTTCATGGGCGACGGCGGCGACAACGTGATCCATCTGATCGCGGTCTATCTCGTGTTCACCCGCTGCGGCCAGGTCTGGTCCCTGGACGCCCGGCGGGCGCGACGCACGACGGACACCGCGGACCGGGCGCCGGACCGCTGGGGGCCGGTGCTCTGGGTGGTGCTCGGTCTGCTGCTCCTCGTCGGGTCGCTGACGGAGCGGACCGGCGGGGAGTGGTGGCTTACCCTCCTGCTCTGGGGGCTGTGGGGCTGCCAGGGCGTGTGGTGGGCGGTGAACCGCCGAGCGCCGCGCAGCGAGCTCCGCACCCTTCTCGACGTCCTCGCCAACCTCGCCCACAACGGCGCCCTCGTGGTGATCATGGCGGAGGTCTGCCTGATCTACGCCACGGCCGGCTGGTACAAGATCCAGGGCTCCCGGTGGCAGGACGGCAGCGCGCTGTACTACCCGCTCAAACTCGACTACTTCACGCCCTGGCCCGCGCTCTCCGACATCCTCGCCAACAGCGGGCTGATGGTGATGGTGCTGACCTACGGCACGGTGATCGTGCAGGTCGCGTTCCCCTTCACGCTGTTCAACCGCAAGGTCAAGAACGTCCTGCTGGTGGCGATGATGCTGGAGCACGCCGGCATCGCCCTCCTCCTCGGACTGCCCTTCTTCTCCCTCGCGATGATCGCCGCCGACGCCGTCTTCCTGCCCACCTCCTTCCTGTGCCGACTCGGCGGCTGGGCGGCCGGCGCCAGGGACCGGGTCCTGCGGCGGGCGGTACGGATCCCCGAGCAGCGCACTACACCCGAGGAGCAGGCCACCCGTACCCTCGTCGGGTGA
- the paaD gene encoding 1,2-phenylacetyl-CoA epoxidase subunit PaaD, producing MVTGTDTALEAELRRLAGSVPDPELPVLTLAELGVLRGVQILGPGSVEVELTPTYTGCPAVEAMAADIERVLHEHGVAEVSVVRVLSPAWSTDDISADGRRKLAEFGIAPPRPTAVDGPVPLTLTVRCPHCGSTDTELLSRFSSTACKALRRCVSCREPFDHFKEL from the coding sequence ATGGTGACCGGGACCGACACCGCTCTCGAGGCGGAGCTGCGCCGGCTGGCCGGCTCCGTGCCCGACCCCGAGCTGCCGGTGCTGACCTTGGCGGAGCTCGGGGTCCTGCGCGGGGTGCAGATACTCGGCCCCGGTAGCGTCGAGGTCGAGCTCACCCCCACCTACACAGGCTGCCCCGCCGTCGAGGCGATGGCTGCCGACATCGAACGGGTGCTGCACGAGCACGGCGTGGCCGAGGTGTCGGTCGTCAGGGTGCTCTCCCCCGCCTGGTCGACGGACGACATCAGCGCGGACGGCAGGCGCAAGTTGGCGGAGTTCGGGATAGCACCGCCGCGGCCGACCGCCGTGGACGGTCCCGTTCCGCTCACGCTCACGGTGCGCTGTCCGCACTGCGGTTCCACGGACACGGAACTGCTGAGCCGCTTCTCCTCCACCGCGTGCAAGGCACTGCGCCGCTGTGTCAGCTGCCGCGAACCGTTCGACCACTTCAAGGAGTTGTAG
- a CDS encoding rhodanese-like domain-containing protein, which yields MNFAQLPSVDAASVPAGGLVLDVREDDEWAAGHVEGAMHIPISDFVARIGEVTEAVAGGRRAYVMCRVGGRSAQVTQYLVQQGIDAVNIDGGMQAWDSAGRPMVTDSGNPAFVL from the coding sequence ATGAACTTCGCCCAGCTGCCCTCGGTGGACGCAGCTTCCGTGCCCGCCGGCGGTCTGGTGCTCGACGTCCGGGAGGACGACGAGTGGGCGGCCGGCCATGTCGAGGGTGCGATGCACATCCCGATCAGCGACTTCGTGGCCCGCATCGGTGAGGTCACCGAGGCCGTGGCCGGCGGCCGCCGCGCCTATGTGATGTGCCGGGTGGGCGGCCGCTCCGCCCAGGTCACCCAGTACCTGGTGCAGCAGGGCATCGACGCGGTGAACATCGACGGCGGGATGCAGGCCTGGGACTCCGCCGGCCGTCCGATGGTCACGGACAGCGGCAACCCGGCCTTCGTCCTCTAG
- a CDS encoding acyl-CoA dehydrogenase family protein, whose translation MDFTFTEEQQAAVEAARAVFSGVAPDAVPSPALTAGAVAEDIDRALWTGLAAADLLSLVLGPEHGGAGLDPLALCLVLRESAKVLARVPLLETGAVAAAVERFGGSECASRLLPRVGRGELVLTAGASGRTGHDPAELAVTAHRARGEDSWLIDGVQSAVPWAQCADVIAVPAHAEDCRAVIALVPRIREGVSLAGQVSTSGELFAEVRLDGVRIDGGDVIAAEGAWEWLRDLLTTGTCALALGLGERVLSMTSEYTGKREQFGFPIATFQAVAVQAADRYIDLRAMEATLLQAAWRLGAPAGRSTTWGGPLPVTGDVAVAKIWASEGVRRIVQTAQHLHGGFGADTDYALHRYHAWAKQLELSLGSAAAHEEALGDMLAAHPLG comes from the coding sequence GTGGACTTCACCTTCACCGAGGAGCAGCAAGCGGCAGTCGAGGCGGCCAGGGCGGTCTTCTCGGGCGTCGCACCCGACGCGGTACCGAGTCCCGCCCTCACCGCGGGTGCCGTGGCGGAGGACATCGACCGCGCGCTGTGGACCGGACTGGCCGCGGCGGATCTGCTGAGCCTGGTCCTCGGTCCCGAGCACGGCGGTGCCGGCCTGGACCCCCTCGCGCTCTGCCTGGTCCTGCGTGAATCGGCGAAAGTGCTGGCGCGGGTGCCGTTGCTGGAGACCGGCGCGGTCGCGGCCGCCGTCGAGCGGTTCGGGGGCTCCGAGTGCGCGTCGCGGCTGCTTCCACGAGTCGGCCGCGGCGAGCTCGTGCTGACAGCCGGTGCCAGTGGGCGCACCGGTCACGACCCTGCCGAGCTGGCCGTCACCGCGCACCGCGCCCGCGGCGAGGACTCCTGGCTCATCGACGGGGTACAGAGCGCCGTGCCATGGGCCCAGTGCGCGGACGTCATCGCCGTGCCCGCGCACGCCGAGGACTGCCGAGCCGTGATCGCCCTGGTCCCCCGGATCCGGGAAGGGGTGTCACTCGCCGGACAGGTCTCCACCAGCGGAGAACTGTTCGCTGAGGTGCGGCTCGACGGTGTGAGGATCGACGGCGGCGATGTGATCGCTGCCGAGGGCGCCTGGGAGTGGCTGCGCGACCTGCTTACCACCGGCACCTGCGCGCTGGCCCTCGGCCTCGGCGAGCGTGTGCTGTCCATGACCAGCGAGTACACGGGGAAGCGCGAGCAGTTCGGTTTCCCCATCGCCACCTTCCAGGCCGTGGCCGTGCAGGCTGCCGACCGGTACATCGATCTGAGGGCGATGGAGGCGACGCTCCTGCAGGCGGCCTGGCGGCTCGGCGCACCCGCCGGCCGGAGCACCACATGGGGCGGACCTCTGCCCGTGACCGGTGATGTGGCGGTGGCGAAGATCTGGGCGTCCGAGGGGGTCCGCCGAATCGTGCAGACCGCACAGCATCTGCACGGTGGATTCGGCGCCGACACCGACTACGCACTGCACCGGTACCACGCCTGGGCCAAGCAACTGGAGCTGTCCCTCGGGTCCGCCGCGGCTCACGAGGAGGCCCTGGGAGACATGCTCGCGGCGCACCCGCTCGGCTGA
- a CDS encoding TrmH family RNA methyltransferase encodes MSDDEATRAVRKWSEAAPDAVLLDGFHALKHALRFGADVRVAVTSDKEAALALADSLADDVTDRMRDLVVEVPGQTLRKLVPRVHPTQVVSLATRRSRQTNLAGLVRLPRTSPIVVLDNPRNLGNVGAVVRLAAGFGATGVVTTGGVDPWHPNAVRAGAGLHFATAVERLPFNDLPPGPMYALDPEGEDIRSVAIPGDALLVFGSERHGVSPELRGRATKLLALPMRPQVSSYNLATSVAMALFHWGGPQDDSSLSSPAM; translated from the coding sequence ATGAGCGATGACGAGGCCACGAGGGCTGTACGGAAGTGGAGTGAGGCCGCACCCGACGCTGTGCTGCTTGACGGCTTCCATGCGCTGAAGCACGCGCTTCGTTTCGGAGCGGACGTACGAGTCGCAGTCACCAGCGACAAGGAAGCCGCCCTGGCGTTGGCCGATTCGCTCGCCGACGACGTGACGGACCGCATGAGGGATCTTGTCGTCGAAGTACCCGGGCAAACCCTGCGGAAACTGGTGCCGAGGGTTCACCCTACGCAGGTGGTCTCTCTGGCCACCAGGCGAAGTCGGCAGACGAACCTGGCGGGGCTGGTGCGGTTGCCGAGGACGTCACCGATCGTCGTTCTGGACAACCCGCGCAATCTTGGGAATGTCGGGGCCGTGGTTCGTCTTGCTGCCGGTTTTGGGGCCACAGGCGTCGTCACCACCGGTGGCGTGGACCCTTGGCACCCCAACGCGGTGAGGGCGGGCGCGGGTCTGCACTTTGCGACCGCCGTCGAACGGCTCCCCTTCAACGATCTGCCACCAGGCCCGATGTATGCCCTGGACCCTGAGGGGGAGGACATCAGGTCCGTGGCCATCCCCGGTGACGCGCTGCTTGTGTTCGGCTCCGAGCGGCACGGGGTCTCGCCTGAGCTCCGAGGCCGGGCAACCAAACTGCTGGCCCTTCCTATGCGGCCCCAGGTGTCGAGCTACAACCTTGCGACCAGCGTGGCCATGGCTTTGTTCCACTGGGGAGGTCCCCAAGACGACTCATCGCTCTCCAGCCCTGCTATGTAA